CGACGGGGATGTGGCGGGTTTCCGGATCTTCCTTCAACCGGCGGCAAACCTGGAAGCCGTCCATGCCGGGCATCATGACATCGAGCAGGACGATATCGGGCTTTTCCTTGGCGGCGATGGCCAGGGCCGTCGGCCCGTCGCAGGCGGTCAGCACCTCGTAGTACTCGGCCGTCAGCTTGGCCTCGAGCAGGCGGACGTTCGCCTCGATATCGTCGACTACGAGAATACGTGCACTCATCGCCCTACCCCAGGAAGCGGCGGATGGTGTCCAGGAAGTGGGACACCGAAATCGGTTTGGAGATGTAGGCCTCGCAGCCGCCTTCGCGGATACGCTCTTCATCGCCCTTCATGGCAAAGGCTGTTACGGCGATGACCGGAATATGGCTGAGCTCATCATCTTCCTTCAGCCATTTGGTCACTTCCAGGCCGCTGATCTCCGGCAGCTGGATGTCCATCAATATCAGGTCCGGCCGGTGCTCGCGGGCCAGCGACAGCGCGGACAGGCCCTCGCGCGTCTGAAGAGTTTCATACCCTTGCGCGTCGAGCAGGTCGTGGAAGAGCTTCATGTTGAGCTCGTTATCCTCGACGATGAGGACCTTCTTCGCCATCTAGCGTTGGACCTTAAGACCGGAATGCGTGCGAAATGGACTCACCTGAGTCCTTTTCCATGCAGCCAGATCGCACGAATATCCTTAAGCCTGCGCTAATCGTGACCACGCTCGAAACCCTCACCGCCGCTGAAGCCGCCCAGGCCGTCCCGGTCGATCCGGCGCGGCCGCTGCTGATCGTCGACGTCGACGAGGTGCTCGCCCACTTCATGCAGGGCTTCGAGACCTTCGTCGGCCGCCACGGCTACGAGATGCGGATCGACCGCTTCGCCCTGTTCCAGAACGTCTACAAGGTCGGCTCGCACGAGAGCGTGGACATGCCGACCGGCAAGATCCTGTTCGACGACTTCTTTCGCGACGGGGCCGACGACCTGGCGCCGGTGGACGGCGCGGCCGGCGCCCTGGATCGGTTGAGCGCCGAGATGACCGTGCTGATCCTGACCAACGCCCCCGATCACGGACGCGCCGCCCGCATGGGCTGGCTGCGCACCCACGGCCTGCACTATCCGATGATCATCAACAGCGGCCTCAAAGGGCCCATCGTCCGCGACCTGGCGGCCCGGACGACCGGCAAGGTCGGTTTCATCGATGACCTGCTGCCCAACCTGGAATCGGTGGCGGCCGACGCCCCGGAGGTTCTGCGCTTCCAGATGATCGCCGACGAACGCCTGCGGCCCTTCGCGCCGACGGATCCGGCCCGGCATGCCTGGGCCGACGACTGGGCGGGGATGGAGCCGGCGATCAGGGCCGGGTTGCTGGACTAGTCCTCGGTCGCTTTGAACCGCAACGGAATACGCACTGTTCGACCAGCTGTCGGAGTACCCGAGGCGGTCTCCAGCCCCAGTCGGAAATAGCGAGGCAGTTTCGCCACCACGCCAGCATAAGCATCAGGGGGCGGCGGACCAAGGACGATGCAGTCCGTCAACGATCCGTCATCCTGAACGCGGCAGACGAGGGTTACAGAGAAGTCGTCACGGTGCAGTTCATTTCGGAGGGACGCAGAAACCTCCTCCCCTGAGGGTTTGCGAACCCAAACAACCTCACCCGGGTCAAGCGGCCCAAGGCCTTGCATGGCTGCAAGCACAGAGAATATCACCGCGATCATGGCATTAGACTACTGACGTAATTTAACTTTACAAGCCATCCGTCGCGCCGCCTTTGGTTGTTATTTTACCACTTCCCTTGTTCGTTGACTCTGGTTCTGAGCCCGCGCCATAGTGCGGCCAACGCGGACCGAGCAGGTCGCGCACATGTCAGCTTTTCCCACTCGCCATTCTAACAGGCGCGCCCCTCCATCGCGCCGGGGGATCACCTATGTCCACGCCACAGACCGCCCAGGTCTTCATCACCAACACCACCGACGGCACGGCCAAGATCCAGCTGTGGCACAACAACAGTGACTACGGCACCGAGAGCGCGACCTGGACCGCCGCGCCGGGCCAGACCGTCGGACCGTTGACCGTGCATTTCAACACCGGTTGGGGCTCTTTCACCGTTCTCGACTACTGGGCCTGCGAGATCGTGGTCACCGGCGGATCGACGCCCGGCCGCTTCGAGAGCACAGGCATCCTGCAGTACTCCAGCTGGAAGGAATACCAGCTGCAGGGCAAGGACGCCGGCCAGAACCTGATGTTCACGGTCAGCAGCACCAGCTTCTTCATCAACCTGAAGTCCGGCGGCGGCTCGACGCCGATGAACCCGGTCGCGCGGCTCTCGGCCCAGGCCTGGCTGACCAACAACACCGGCGGCAACGCCACCCTGACCCTGTTCCACAACAACAGCACCGACGGCACCCAGAGCGCCACCTGGACGGCGGCGCCGGGCCAGACGGTGGGCCCATTGACCGTCTATTTCCGCGTGGGGCTGAACGTCGGATTCGTGCTCGACTACTGGGCGGTCAAGGCGGCGGTGAAGGACGGGCCGAACCCGGGCATCTATACCTCCAGCGGCTTCGCCAGCATCACCAACTGGAAGGAATGCCAGCTGCAGCAGGGGGACGTGAACCAGAACCTGCCGCTGACCGTCGATCTGAGCAGCTTCGCCATCAACCTGCCCTCCGGCGGCTGTTCGGCCGGCATGGTCAAGACCGGCCCCTACACGGTGATCGACAACGTCTTCGTGCTGATGCTGGAGAACCACTCGTTCGAGAACGTCTTCGGTCAGTCGGATATTCAGGGCATCACCCGCGCCCCGCCGGGAACGACCAACAGCTACGACAGCAGCAACTACCCCAACAGCCCCAACCCGGCCATCGTCCAGAACGATCCGGTCGGGCCCAACGCCCCGTTCGCCATGCCGACCGACCCAGGCCACGAGTGGTTCGATACCCTGGAACAGCTGCTGGGGCCCGAATGGGGCGTGCAATACACTGGGCCCAACAAGCAGACCCGCACGCCCTGGACCGCCTACAACCAGCCGGTGGTGAACACCGGCTTTGTCAGCAACTACGCCACGACGGTCACCGAGATCACCTCGAACAATCCCAGCAAGCCGACCTCGACCGAGTACGGCGATCCGATGCTGGGCTTCACCACCCAGACCGACCTGCCGGTGATCTATGCCCTGGCGACGGAGTTCGCGATCTGCGACTCCTGGCACGCTTCGGTGCCGGGACCGACCTGGCCCAACCGCTTCTTCGTGCACGGCGCCTCCTCGGGCGGCTGGGCCGACTCTCCCAGCAGCCTGCAGACCGTGGCCTGGGAAACGCCCGGCGGCGGCTTCGTCTATCCGAGCGGCGCATCGATCTATGACCGGCTGTCGGCGGCCGGGCTGTCGTGGCGGGTATATGTCGACGAGAACGGGCCGGTGTTCGGCGGCATTCCGCAGGTCGCGGCGCTGCAGGGCATCACCTACAAGGTCAACACCAACAATTTCGGCAGTTTCGCTCAGGACGTGCAGGGCCCCTACCCCTACGCCTACACCTTCATTGAGCCCAACTACGGCGACACCACCGGCGGCTCCTACGAAGGCGGCTCCTCGCAACATCCGATGGATTCGATGGCCGGCGGCGAAGGGCTGATCAAGGCCACCTACGAGGCGATCCGCAACTCGCCGCTGTGGGAACGCAGCCTGCTGATCATCACCTATGACGAGCACGGCGGCTTTTACGACAGCGTGCAGCCCCAGGCCGCGCCGCAGCCGAACGACGGCAGCCCGCAGGACCTGAAGATCAACGGCGGCGGCTTCCTGTTCGACTGGTACGGGGTGCGGGTTCCGGCGGTGCTGGTCTCGCCGCTGATCCCCAGGGGGGTGGTCGACAAGACCCTCTACGACCATGCCTCGGTGCCCGCGACCCTGGAGGCGCTGTTCGGCCTGCAGCCGATGACCGCCCGCGACGCCGCCGCCAACACCGTGCTGGCCCAGCTGTCGCTGACGACCCCGCGCACCGACTGTCCGACGGTCCTGCCCGCCGTCGCGCCGGAGCCGCCGCGCGCGGCCCCGCCCGTCGATCCGAATGCCCCCCTGCCGCAGGATGGAAACACCATCGGCTTCATCAGGGTGCTGGCCAAGACCGACGTCGATCTGGCGCGGGGCGATCCGGCCGAGGTGGCGGCGATCGAGGCGCAGGTGGCCGCGATCACCACGGTCGGCGAGGCGGAAGCCTATGGCCGCCAGGTCATCGCCAAGGCCGCCGCGGCCCAGGCGGCGGTCAATCCGGCCTCGACCGCGCCACCGCCGGCTCCGCCCCGGGCGGACTGACCGGGGCTAGTCCTTCTGCTCATGCCCGGGAAACGGCTCGGCGTTGAGCAGGCGGGCGAGGTGCGCCGCATTGTCGGCCACCATGGCGGCGGTCTTGGCCACCTTCTCGGGGGTCTTCTTCAGATCCTTGAAATCGACAGAGCCCATGGCTTCGCCGACCCAGTAGCAGGCGGCGACGGCGGGGATGGTGAATCCGACGTCGTTCAACGCCTGGAAGACCTCGGCCGAGGTATGGTGGGCGCCGTCCTCGTTGCCGACCACGGCGCAGACGGCGACCTTGCCGTAGGAGGGCATACGGCCCTGCTCGTCGGTCTCGCTCAGGAAGGCGTCCAACCGTTCAAGCACCCGCTTGGCGACGCTGCTCGGCTGGCCCATCCAGATCGGTCCGCCGAGGATCAGGATGTCGGCGGCGAGGATTTTCTTGCGAATGGCCGGCCAGTCGTCGCCCTTGCCTTCGTCGGAGGTCACGCCAGGCAGGACATTATGGGCGGCGACGCGGATGATCTTCGCGACCTCGACGCCGCAGCGTTCGAAGTCCTTTCGCATCAGGTCGAGAATGGCGTCAGTCGAACTGTCGCCGTCACGCTTGAGGGTGCAGTTGAGGGGTTGAGCCTTGAGCGCCATGGGTCGTCTCGCCGTTGAAGGTCGAGGTTAGACGCGCAGAGGCGGTTGGCTGTTCCCTCAGTCCTTCTTGCTCAGTCTGGCGACAAGGCTCGACGTATCCCACCGGTTACCGCCCAGAGCCTGCACCTCGGCGTAGTAACCGTCGACCAGCCTGGTCATCTCCAGCGTCGCCCCCTTGGTCACCGCTTCGTCGAGCACCAACCCAAGGTCCTTGCGCATCCAGTCGACCGCGAAGCCGAAGTCGAACTTGCCCTGCACCATCGTCGCCCAGCGGTTGTCCATCTGCCAGGACTGGGCGGCGCCCTTGCTGATGGCGTCGAACACCGCCTGCGGGTCCACCCCGGCCCGGTCGCAGAAGTGCACCGCCTCGGCCAGGCCCTGGACAACGCCGGCGATGCAGATCTGGTTGGCCATCTTCGCCAGCTGGCCGTGCCCCGGACCGCCAATGCGCTTGATGGCCTTGGCGTAGGCGCCGATGACGGGCTCCGCCTTCGCCAGGGCCGCCTCGTCGCCGCCGACCATGATGGTCAGCTGGCCGTTCTCCGCCCCCGCCTGGCCGCCGCTGACCGGCGCATCCAGGAAGACGCGGCCGGAGGCCTCGGCAAGATCGGCCATCTCCCGGGCCACCTTGGCCGAGATGGTGGTGTGGTCGACGACGATGCCGCCGTAGTTCATCGAATCGAGGATGTCGAAGACGACGCTGCGCACGTCGTCGTCGTTGCCGACGCACAGGGCCACGAGGTCGCAGGCGTGGACCGTCTCGTTCAGGGTCAGCCCCGCCCGACCGCCGTAGGTCTCGACCCAGCGCAGCGCCTTGGCCGGCGAGCGATTGTAGACACTGACCTCATGCCCGGCCCTGGCCAGATGGCCGGCCATCGGAAAACCCATGACCCCGAGGCCGACAAACGCGACTTTCATTCCGCGACTCCAACTAAAGGAAACACCATCTTAACGCGCCCGCGCGAGGTTGCCCCATCAAGGTTAAGCG
The nucleotide sequence above comes from Caulobacter sp. NIBR1757. Encoded proteins:
- a CDS encoding response regulator — its product is MAKKVLIVEDNELNMKLFHDLLDAQGYETLQTREGLSALSLAREHRPDLILMDIQLPEISGLEVTKWLKEDDELSHIPVIAVTAFAMKGDEERIREGGCEAYISKPISVSHFLDTIRRFLG
- a CDS encoding alkaline phosphatase family protein produces the protein MSTPQTAQVFITNTTDGTAKIQLWHNNSDYGTESATWTAAPGQTVGPLTVHFNTGWGSFTVLDYWACEIVVTGGSTPGRFESTGILQYSSWKEYQLQGKDAGQNLMFTVSSTSFFINLKSGGGSTPMNPVARLSAQAWLTNNTGGNATLTLFHNNSTDGTQSATWTAAPGQTVGPLTVYFRVGLNVGFVLDYWAVKAAVKDGPNPGIYTSSGFASITNWKECQLQQGDVNQNLPLTVDLSSFAINLPSGGCSAGMVKTGPYTVIDNVFVLMLENHSFENVFGQSDIQGITRAPPGTTNSYDSSNYPNSPNPAIVQNDPVGPNAPFAMPTDPGHEWFDTLEQLLGPEWGVQYTGPNKQTRTPWTAYNQPVVNTGFVSNYATTVTEITSNNPSKPTSTEYGDPMLGFTTQTDLPVIYALATEFAICDSWHASVPGPTWPNRFFVHGASSGGWADSPSSLQTVAWETPGGGFVYPSGASIYDRLSAAGLSWRVYVDENGPVFGGIPQVAALQGITYKVNTNNFGSFAQDVQGPYPYAYTFIEPNYGDTTGGSYEGGSSQHPMDSMAGGEGLIKATYEAIRNSPLWERSLLIITYDEHGGFYDSVQPQAAPQPNDGSPQDLKINGGGFLFDWYGVRVPAVLVSPLIPRGVVDKTLYDHASVPATLEALFGLQPMTARDAAANTVLAQLSLTTPRTDCPTVLPAVAPEPPRAAPPVDPNAPLPQDGNTIGFIRVLAKTDVDLARGDPAEVAAIEAQVAAITTVGEAEAYGRQVIAKAAAAQAAVNPASTAPPPAPPRAD
- a CDS encoding flavodoxin family protein, with protein sequence MALKAQPLNCTLKRDGDSSTDAILDLMRKDFERCGVEVAKIIRVAAHNVLPGVTSDEGKGDDWPAIRKKILAADILILGGPIWMGQPSSVAKRVLERLDAFLSETDEQGRMPSYGKVAVCAVVGNEDGAHHTSAEVFQALNDVGFTIPAVAACYWVGEAMGSVDFKDLKKTPEKVAKTAAMVADNAAHLARLLNAEPFPGHEQKD
- a CDS encoding NAD(P)-dependent oxidoreductase, translating into MKVAFVGLGVMGFPMAGHLARAGHEVSVYNRSPAKALRWVETYGGRAGLTLNETVHACDLVALCVGNDDDVRSVVFDILDSMNYGGIVVDHTTISAKVAREMADLAEASGRVFLDAPVSGGQAGAENGQLTIMVGGDEAALAKAEPVIGAYAKAIKRIGGPGHGQLAKMANQICIAGVVQGLAEAVHFCDRAGVDPQAVFDAISKGAAQSWQMDNRWATMVQGKFDFGFAVDWMRKDLGLVLDEAVTKGATLEMTRLVDGYYAEVQALGGNRWDTSSLVARLSKKD